The DNA window AGACTTAAGAATTTGAAAGCggagtatttttttcttgcctgttcTCATCATCAAAAGCTCTTGCTAACTTTTCATTGTCCATGGTAGTTAGCTACTCTTTTCCCTATTTAAGAAACCCAGTATAATACACTCAGAACTAGATGCATTTTTGTATAGCCAGCACCAACCTCAATCCTGTGGTACaggcacatatttttttttctcccaacagATAATCATTAGTTACAGAAGTGctatttgttgggttttttccttctgtaatgaAGGCTCCCACCCCCCTCAGATCACACCTCAAATCCATATCTGCAATTATAATCTAGCTTAAAACACttctaaaaatgtaataaatatcAAAGATCAATGAATGTAGTTTCTACAAAGCACATGAGAAAGACCCGACTTCCTTTTAATCTGCCTTCAGTAAATGTTCTAAAGAGAAAGGATATTTACACCCAAATAATACTGTAATTTTATCTGAAAGTATTTCACTGCAGGCTGTGATTACATTCCTGTATTTCATTTAAGACTAGGACCTTTGGGCTCTCTTTTATTGAGGATAGCATACAATACTTCAAATATTACTCTGGCAAGATTAGATGTCATcactgggtttgttttttttggggaggaggggcaTTCCCTTCAAGAAAAGGGCTTAGAATTCCTGTTACAGAAGAAACGGGGTTTTTAAGTCACATGATTGTGATACAGTAAAGAAAGTACATATGTACAAAGATCTTGTTTAGGTTTGCTGGTAACACATAACGTCCTCCAAGGCAAACACCTTACCACTTCACATCAGTGGGTGCTGACACTTGGACAGGCTGAAGGGTGAGGTAAATTACTGCAACAGCATATCAAACATGCTGTAAATGCACACTGTAACTCACTCAAGCAAAGTAACAGAATCACAAAACCAGCCTTGAAGTCATGTTGGAAAACGTGCTGCTTAACTGCACCTGAGGCTCCCATCAGTTAACTTCACAAACCCTACACAGACCAGGGCAatacttttaaattacttcacaGACTGGGTTCTGATAGTTACACAACCAGTTAGTTCTGAGTGAGCCTTTTATTTGAGCACAAATTGCTTACCATCTCATTTCTCATTATGGAAATCACTTCTTATTTTGCCACAACttagaaatgttttgttcaggatttatttcaaataagtAAGCTTGTATTAAACACGGCCCAGTAGCTACAGTGCCTTACTGTTTGTTCAGCTATTCACACTTTTGTCCTCAGTTTTTTAAGACTAGAGCTCAATATCCAGCCACATGTTAACTTCCTAGCTCTTGCCATGCACCTCATTGTATGAAACAGAAAGGCCTTTGCAGAAGTTCTCGATGTCCTTCATAAGACGGTATTTCGGACAGAAGTTCAGAGCGCTTGGTAAAGTGTCTTGTGCATTCACCTCATTGAAACAACCATGTACTTTTGTACAGGGGACTGATTTGTCATGTCACTGCAGAAGAGGTTAACTGCAAGAGTGAATGtattttccatgttattttGGTGTCTCATGCTTTTACAAGAAGCGTCGCATGCAGCAGTGGTAGGGTTTGAACTGAGGAAAATCACCctatctgctgctgctttttgagaAGCAAGCTATTGTATGGGATCTTTTTCAGCAATTCTCCTTTTCCCCCACATGTCTAGAATAACATCAGTCTGGCAGCCCTCATGCAGGAGTTCAGCAAAAGAATGGACAGTGTGATGAAAACACACTACTTCTGGATATATAACCAGTAATTTAACACGTAGTTGTAGCTGCACCTGATGGAAGAATCACTTCCTAAATGAATCTGTTAAACAAAAAGACACCATAGGCTCTCTTACAATGTCAGTATCGGTCCATTTACAGAAACAACATAAACAAAATTTGAATGGCATACCAAATTGGTATGGAGGGGTTGACTCTGTGCCTCCTactttttcctagaaaaaattAGATACCTTTGTATAAAagtaggaaaagcaaaaatagtgaACTAAAATTAGAATTTAGAGCTCAGATTCCCATCTTCATGATGAAATAGATCCAACTTACACAACTTATCTGCACTTATACCTCTCCAAGaatgttgaaaataatttagcaaAACCTCGTTCAGTAGCTAGAGCAGTTTAAGGTCTACTATACCAAGGGAGCAGCTTTGCATTACTGACTGATGAGAAGAGGGTGGCAGAGGCATGGTACTTAATCTGTTGGTCATGCTGCAAAACTAATACTGTGAAAAAAAGTGATAAGctaacaaacagcaaaatgctCACGTGACCCCAGCTGATGTTTGCCAAGGAAGAAAGGGCAAGCTGAAAATTGTCCACACTCTAAGTAATTCACTGTTTTTACAAGTGTTTAAGAGATTAACTATTTAGTCTccatttaggaaaaaacaaaaaaaacaatgGAAGGTAAAAGGCTAGGCCTACATGAGCAGGTAGTGTGGGAGAATGGCAGAAACTACAGAGCAAAGCAACTGGGGCCAAGGAACAGACTTCTGCACTAAGTATTTCAGGGGAGTTACTGCAGCCTAGCCCCAGTCCAGTGTTGTGGCCTGCACACCCGTGAGTGGTTGAACTATGTTATATTCATTAGGGCATATCCTCCAGTTTAATTTCATCTGAGAGAATCAAGGCTGCACTACTCAGCCACCCTGCAATACGAACCAAACCGTAGTGAGGCCAGTGGGCGATTCCCTTCAAAAGTGCAATACTGATTTAAACTATTAACATAGATACATCTGGAGTTTACTAAACAAACTTGAGAGAGTTTCTATTATAACAATACCTAAAAGGTAGTCTCCTTCATATGATCTTATCTCACCTAAAAGGATGCTTGCAGCAAAActcaaagaaaaaggaattacaGAAATACTAAAGTTCAAAAAAGTGAGAACTGTTACCTCGGTCTGTGATGACACAAGCCTCTGCAGCAATAACACATACTattgcagagcagagcagcaaggaGAAAACACATAAATCTTCCAAATGAATTGTGAGCAtctctgaaagagaaagagCAATCACTTTGAAACAAGGCGTGCACAGCTGAAAAAGCTGTCTTCAGTTAATGAATTATTGAAATAAGCATTTCCAATGTCCGTATATGGAAGAGAAATTGTGCTAAAAGGTAATGTAGAACGGTTAATAATCACATCGAGAACCACGGAGCTGTTGACTGAGgtacttaattttcttccctacTTTGAAAGAAACACAACGTATCAGTCAGTCTCTTCCCTCCACATTCCTCCCATGTTTCTGGAATGTACCTCCTCTGGCAGCCTGACATCTATCTCATCAGTTgttctctgtttccttttgtttagaGTCTTACCATGAGCAATAGCTACAAAATAACTAATTCCTGAACTGTGGCATTACCTTGTTAAGCATCAAACTTCAACTTTTAagaggaagatgaaaagcagaatttgccACAGCCGGTGTACATAAAGTCATCTAAGACCAAAGTTATCTGCTTTTTAACAGGATTTTGACATTCAAAGATCTGTCTACCTAAACATTTATTTCCCCGAGTTTTGCAAACATACAGGGGAAAATCTGCTGAATATACACAATACATAATCCAACAGAAAACACTGAGCAGTTTCTGTTTAGTTTGCATTGAATATTGACTCAAGAATGATAAATACTCAACTAACCATTAGCTTTCATCTGCACACAGTTTGTTAGGTTTTCTGCAGGCCTTGGGCAGTCATATCCACATTTGGCAAAGTAAGGAAttatctggaaggaaaaaaaaagttgaataaTTCCAATACACAGTTAAATGGGATTTCTGCACAGATTAATTCCTTTCATGTATTTCCTTCTGTACTATGGTTCAGGCTCCTCACAGCAGTATGTGTTTCCTAAAACTGTTACCAGTTTTTCTTGAAAGATAGTTTCCTTACAACtgatacaaataaaaaaaattaagagaggTTCATGAAATAAGTAAGAATCTAAGATAATTCAGTCTAAACATATCAGATATGTTTGCTTTAAGCTTTATTGCACAGGGACACTCTAAGAACAATATAGACTTAAATTACCACCACAAGAAGAGGCTTGATATCTACCAATTCATAcgtaaaaaaaatttaataaaaaaattaagtgctaTACAGTGCTatgcttgtcttttttttttgttagtcaGAATTAGTAGAACTCTTCATATCAGTTAACTATATAAAAGCAAATActcttttcactgaaaataaatcaaaaatgTTACTTACCTCTACAAAAATATCAGTGCGCTCATCACTCCGTTATCCTCACAGAAATTCTAGTTTCACTTATCAAACCATGAAATTAAACCCGGAAGAAGAgtgtggaagggaaaaaaaagtcagacatTTACCACAAAAGGAGTAATTACTAAGTTAAAGaacatttaatatttaactgcatttcaaattacatttaataGGCTTTAAAACTAGTATATATtcttaatataaaaattatagaTAGTCcatatatttatctttaaatcCACTAGTCTTATGTAACAAACCAGGGTGAATACCTTAGCAGGAATTACAAGCAAGTTGCATTTCATGTTAGTTAAGCCTAATTATCTAgttactatttattttcttacatttttatgttCATCGATTTGTCTCACGCTGAACAAAATAATATAGTTTAGAAACTAtaagtcttaaaaataaagaatatctcaaaaagtaaaataacatactgtaacagtggagcagagctCTTCTGAAAGCAACCACAGCTCTTTTAGACCATCTTCTCAGGGTTTGCTGGCCAGCTCTGCTGATTTGACTTAAGCGAATACATATGCCTCCTGCTGTGCTAATACAGAAAGAGAACTTAGAGAACTATGCTTTCAACTTATTATGATTTAACAGGAGATTACCTTTGcttccatatttttttcaagaagtGCTTCATACTTTTGAACACTCATAAAGCAGTATTAAATATTCAAGGCCAAGACCGCTTGTTGTAAAATTCACTTATTCTGTCTCTATTTTACAAACAGTTATATTTGGATTCCACAAACTTCCTGAGGGTTAAAaagatttcagtttaaaactttTAACAACCATGTAAGTGATGAAATGGATTTCTGCTATAACTGTGCCTGTGGTAGGCACCATTCACCCTGCAGATGGCACCTTATGACCTCACAGAGTGTGCTTTTGAAGGGCCAAGTCAGAAGTGTTAGTTACAACAGGGACCCCCTGCAGTTGTTTGAATTCAGGCACTGTGGcttgaaaatgtatttggtaAAAATATCTAGCCCATTAAACCTCCAACAGATGTTGAAACAGTAATACTTAGTATTAATGACACATCTGCATGCCCAAATCTGCAAGGAATTTTGTTGGGTCTACTGCAGGTACTTTTGCTCATGTCATAGTGTACCAACCAGTAACTAGACTAAATTCATCATCTCAGAGAAACCAAGAAAACTTTTCAATCCCATATTCATGGATTAAAATATGGCATTATTATCTAAAATAAACTGTAGAGAATTCTCAACGTTTCCATTTTCAGGCTTTGAGTATGATATAGGGAAATATTCAGAAGTAGGTCTTAGGCCCTATTGAATATTCATGCAAAGATGATATTGTGAAACACTTCTGAAGAGTCATTTACCCCCCCTTCAGTATGATGTCTATATGTGTACATAACACCCATTTCAATACAActtttgctgtatttcattaCATTATCTTTACAACCTGTGAATTTACattatgtttaaaattttaGCAAATGCATGATCTGTGTGCATTTTCACTAAAGTCTATGCATAAGTGAAACCCCAAGtacaatatattttagaaaggaCAATTCAAAATAGGTACTAGCCTATGTAATTCCTGCTCCATGACCAGcatttttgtcttattttctaTCACCACCTCCTCAAACACATGCATGGACTCACGGAAAACACACTCCACTTAAATAATCTTCATgtgtcctgttcaacatattcatcagtgacctggatgatgggatagagtgtaacgtcagcaagtttgctgatgataccaagctgggaggagcggctgatacaccagaaggctgtgctgccatccaacgagacctggacaggctggagagctgggccaaggggaacctcatgaaattcaacaagaacaagtacaaggtcctgcccctggggaggaacaaccccacgcaccagtacaggctgggggctgaactactggaaagcagctctgttgaggaGGACCTGAGACCACACttagagtactgtgtccagttttgggccccccagtttaaggacaggaaactgcttgagcaagtccagcagagcactaccaggatgatcagggggctggagcatcccccttatgagaaaaagctgagagacttgggtctgttcagcctggagaagagaagtctgaagggggaatctcatcaatacttataaatatctaaagggtgggtgtcaggatgatgggactagactcttcaatggtgcccaatgacaggacaaggggcaatgggcacaaggtggaacataggaagttccacctcaatatgagataaaacttctttcctgtgagggtgacagagcagtggaacaggctgcccagagaggttgtggagtcccttccctggagacgttcaaaacccgcctggacacgttcctgtgcctgctcaagcaggggggtgtcctgctcaagcaggggggttggacaagatgatctccagaggtcccttccaacccccaccattctgtgattctgtgatttgtagCTGCCTAAAATGTGATAGTGATGATTAGACATTAagtaaaaaaatcccagtgGTCTTTCTCATGGCAACAGAAGCTTGTTCACCAGTGATTATTTTACTGCAgattaaaagaaaccaaaagaaaagcattctgTTATTGGGCTGCTCTGCATATTATCTCTCTATCTCCCAAAAAAAACAAgtcaaaacaagaaagaaaataaataggtaTGACCTATTTCAAACTACAGTTAATTCAACCCCTCTAGTTGGGGAATGTCCTCTGTACGGAATAGTACTATGCATGCAGTAGCAATGCCTTGATCCTGACCTGAGAAGTCAAATCTTCAAGGGAGGTATAATTAATATGTCTGTCTTCTCATTACTAAGGAGGACACCCACTCTCCTGGTAGGTAGGTGTCCTGGAGAACAAGCACCAGGCTGGTGCTTGTCTTTTTGTGGAGACAGAGATCACCAGTTTTACAGTCATAGAGCAAAATGACCAGAACAACATATTCTTCTCTCAAGCTCCTCTAAATTTATAGGCTGCCTTACAATTTtagagaaataataatattcCTCATTAATGTTTATTAAGAGCTACGTTGACGAACTGTCTATCTAAAACTgtgaattctttaaaaattgacagcagaagaaataatttttcctttgaaaaacaataTCCATTTCTCTGTTGCTAAAAGAGAGATGgcaagcaaacacagaaacaaaacaaacatggggaaaaaaaaaacaaaacaacaaaacaaaccacggcTAAACAGCTGGCTGCATTTGAGTTCTCAGCTTTGATGACTGTCTGTCTATAGGGTGCCAGACAGATTTCAAACCACATGGAAAACAGAAGCCATTTCTGGCCTTATTAAGGAAATCTATGCAATAACatggatggaaaaaaacagcagtAACATTTAGCAGAGAATGCTTGGTAAATTACCTGGTGTAGTTAGCAAAATGGATTTTGATCGAAAACCCTCTTTTATATTTGCTGGGGGTAGATCGTAAGTACAgattaaatattctgtttctgGTTCTACAGGGAATCCAATATAATGGAACTTCTACTaaactaaaaatgaagaaaagttcACTTCAAGGACTCAatacaaaaatagaaatgtaCAATCCTAATGAGACCAAGTTTAACAGAGGAGAATTTATATAGATTAGTAGCTGCTAACAGTTACTTTAAAAGTGCActtaaaaaggacaaaaattagATTTCTAGGAAAAGAGAATTCCAAACTCAGAGTCTCAATTTCATTATTACGTACACACACACCTATAGCTTGCAGCcaatatgaaataattaaacTTTTCGCCTACGGTGAAGGAGGGTTGTCTTCTACCATAACATCCTCCGTCccagtgtcgtggtttagccggcagctcagccccacacagtcgctcgctcactcccccaccggtagatgggggaaagaatcagaagggtaacgctcgcgggttgggataagaacagtttaataattaaaattaaaagaaacaacaagaggaatgcaatgtaaaggagaacaacgagaggcgcaaagccccgggagaggggggaggggaggggggaacgaaccgccgaaacaaaccgcaccCGCCGCAACCACCCGGcaccgcgccgcctccgcgctgcaactgccccccctcaatatactggtcatggtgtcacatggtatggaatgaacctgccattggccagtcggggtcagccgcccccaccacggccctgcccctcccagccccgccccgccacgcggcagagcgcgggaagctggaaatgtagccgacccccacagtgaggagaattaaccccttctcagccaaaaccagcacacccagaTAATCCAATGACAGATCATGTATTTCTGGCTTATGTTACCCTGGCTCTAAGCATCCATTTGAGAATAGAAGAGATGAAGTTATGGAAAAGAGATGGCTAATTTTCCCACAGCTTTCTTCTCAGCCTCCCAAAACACAGGGCTCAAATCCCTCTTTCATTAAACATCTGAAGGAAGTATGAAActactattttttccttctcaggtCCCTTTTTACTAACTTCAGCAGAGGGTAAATTTTTACTCTATATTTTTCAATGTCACTTCCCTATTGTCAATGTCAATTCCCTTTTTCAcagtgtcacagaatcacagaatcccaggttggaagggacctcagggatcatctagcccaacctttctgggaaaagcagagtctaaacaagatggcccaacaccctgtccagacgactcttgaaggtgtccaatgtgaccaagtcaaccacttccctggggagattattccaatggtgactgtcctcagtgtgaaaaattttcctctcatgtccaatcggaatctccccaagagcaatttttgtccatcccccttgtcctctccatgtgactccttgtaaaaagggagtctccatcttctttgtagctgccccttaagtactggtacgtggtgatgagatcccctctgagcctccttttctcaaggctgaacaaacccagctctcccagcctatcctcatatggcaggcttcccagtcctttggtcatcttggtggcccttctctggaccccttccagcctgtccacatccctttttgcatagcggggaccagaactgtacacagcactccaggtgtggcctgacaagcactgagcagagtgggataatgacttctttatctctgctggtgatgccctctttgatgcaacccagcatcctgttggccttcttggccgcagcagcatgctgttcgctcatgttgagcttcctgtccaccaggacccccaggtccctttccacagagctgctctccagccaggtagatcccagtctgtgctgcactcctggattatgttttcc is part of the Phalacrocorax aristotelis chromosome 6, bGulAri2.1, whole genome shotgun sequence genome and encodes:
- the IL17RB gene encoding LOW QUALITY PROTEIN: interleukin-17 receptor B (The sequence of the model RefSeq protein was modified relative to this genomic sequence to represent the inferred CDS: inserted 1 base in 1 codon; substituted 1 base at 1 genomic stop codon), giving the protein MSKCVVDKFHYIGFPVEPETEYLICTYDLPPANIKEGFRSKSILLTTPGCKDNVMKYSKSCIEMGSLWNPNITVLIALSLSEMLTIHLEDLCVFSLLLCSAIVQLQLRVKLLVIYPEVVCFHHTVHSFAELLHEGCQTDVILDMWGKRRIAEKDPIQXLASQKAAADRVIFLSSNPTTAACDASCKSMRHQNNMENTFTLAVNLFCSDMTNQSPVQKYMVXFNEVNAQDTLPSALNFCPKYRLMKDIENFCKGLSVSYNEVHGKS